From a single Arachis hypogaea cultivar Tifrunner chromosome 3, arahy.Tifrunner.gnm2.J5K5, whole genome shotgun sequence genomic region:
- the LOC112788362 gene encoding uncharacterized protein isoform X6 — MSGGFFRGTSADQDTRFSNKQLKLLKSQKFAPELEHLVDMTKVNMEVMKPWITRRVTELLGFEDEVLINFIHSLLDAKEVNGKEIQIQLTGFMEKNTGKFMKELWTLLLSAQKNASGVPQQFLDAKEEELRKKKDGGFDAKDNDTALDSTTGHYVQDGKESDKRNGVRGRSRVSRSPRSPAVSVSPNRGSPSRSMSKSFSNSRSYSGGRHRSRSISRSPEARRRSPSSDRIRRSPRRRSISPRRYSPRRSPYRRPPYSRRRSRSRSTYRSPSPLRRRMHSPYRRSSPSYRRRRSPSPVKRRRSPSPMRRRRSPSPIRRRRSPSPVRRRRSPSPVRRQRSPSPLRRRSPITRYRSPPVRRMPPTHLRSRSGSPMQSTSPIRRRDGSQSPQRRSPSPLRRRSPGFVKRRSPSPSPRRSPPNEWSSQSPARHVSTSPVKRTSSRRQRSPVQPSRGRVRTPEELSPVAHQHPKDKDHKASRTKSPDSVSSGEKSPPRSVSPQPRRRNSSEDRSPPKSPVRQRRDKLTHERSSSPPKRPRTQKPRHDSPETSEDAEGTYHSRDNRDPNSKSSGKRTKYLSPVSKRKNSPAKFHDEEDFSPEMAAGRVSSGSRHYDNTDGSRKGREIKGDISSGKGDESYVRPKSPRNKESYSSEKPHESYAVDTKKSDDKDHSLSNYAKNSDRRYKSEATRDLVGKVDRVNHSASYDSVSEESDKHRREGKEKRKHRKSEKKVVSSDEDYSSDSEMEDRKDAKRRKKEEKKLRKEEKRRRREEKRRRREERRAEKLKMKGKTDYSSDDEEAERMDHRRSDNDEMLSEQKKLEIELRNKALESLKAKKGMNN; from the exons ATGTCGGGCGGTTTCTTTCGG GGCACATCTGCGGATCAGGACACTCGGTTTTCGAATAAACAATTGAAGCTGCTGAAGTCGCAAAAGTTTGCCCCCGAATTGGAGCACCTG GTGGACATGACAAAGGTGAACATGGAGGTGATGAAGCCTTGGATCACCAGAAGGGTGACTGAGCTTCTCGGGTTCGAAGATGAAGTGCTTATTAACTTTATACACAGTCTGCTTGATGCGAAG GAAGTGAATGGGAAGGAAATCCAGATACAACTTACTGGGTTTATGGAAAAAAACACTGGAAAGTTCATGAAAGAGCTTTGGACGCTTCTTCTCAGTGCACAGAAAAATGCCAGTGGTGTTCCTCAGCAGTTCTTGGAtgccaaagaagaagaactccGGAAGAAGAAG GACGGTGGATTTGATGCGAAGGATAATGATACTGCTTTGGACTCAACCACAGGGCACTATGTTCAGGATGGAAAAGAAAGTGACAAGAGGAATGGTGTTAGAGGAAGGAGCAG GGTTTCTAGGTCCCCCCGCTCACCTGCTGTTTCTGTTTCGCCTAATCG AGGCTCGCCTTCAAGGTCAATGAGTAAATCATTTTCAAATTCACGAAGCTATTCGGG TGGTAGACATAGATCGAGGAGTATATCCAGGTCTCCAGAAGCTAGAAGACGCTCCCCATCTTCTGATAGGATTCGCCGTTCTCCACGACGACGATCCATTTCTCCTCGGAGGTATTCACCTAGGCGATCCCCTTACCGGAGGCCTCCATATTCAAGGAGAAGATCTAGATCCCGCTCAACTTATAGATCTCCTTCTCCTCTACGACGTAGAATGCATTCCCCCTACCGTCGTAGTTCACCCTCTTACCGTCGACGCAGATCACCTTCTCCTGTGAAAAGACGCAGATCGCCTTCTCCAATGCGTCGACGTAGATCTCCTTCACCAATCCGTCGACGTAGATCACCTTCTCCAGTGCGTCGACGCAGATCACCCTCTCCTGTAAGGCGACAAAGGTCACCCTCTCCACTGCGACGTCGATCTCCCATCACGCGGTATAGATCTCCACCTGTGCGCCGAATGCCTCCAACCCATCTACGGTCTAGATCAGGATCTCCCATGCAATCCACTTCTCCCATACGTCGAAGGGACGGGAGTCAAAGTCCACAACGCAGATCTCCATCTCCTCTGCGGCGTAGATCACCTGGTTTTGTTAAGAGAAGATCACCAAGTCCTTCTCCGAGGAGGTCTCCTCCAAATGAATGGAGTTCTCAGTCCCCAGCACGGCATGTATCTACATCTCCAGTAAAGAGAACTTCGTCAAGACGTCAAAGAAGTCCTGTGCAGCCTTCTAGGGGGAGAGTCAG AACACCGGAAGAATTGTCACCTGTGGCGCATCAACACCCAAAAGATAAGGATCATAAAGCTTCACGCACTAAATCGCCGGACTCAGTTTCGTCAGGTGAGAAGTCTCCACCACGATCAGTGTCTCCACAACCAAGGAGGAGGAATAGCAGTGAAGACAGGAG TCCACCGAAGAGCCCGGTGAGGCAAAGAAGAGACAAGTTGACCCATGAAAGAAGCTCGAGTCCTCCAAAGAGACCAAGAACCCAGAAACCTCGCCATGATAGCCCAGAGACAAGCGAAGATGCAGAAGGAACATACCATTCTAG AGACAACAGAGATCCTAATTCAAAGTCATCCGGAAAGAGAACAAAGTATTTATCCCCAGTTAGTAAGCGGAAAAACTCACCTGCAAAGTTTCATGATGAGGAAGATTTCTCTCCCGAAATGGCAGCTGGTCGCGTTTCTTCTGGGTCTCGTCACTATGATAACACTGATGGGAGTAGGAAAGGGCGAGAGATTAAAGG TGATATTTCTTCTGGAAAAGGTGATGAATCTTATGTGCGACCTAAATCGCCAAGGAATAAAGAAAGTTATTCCAGTGAGAAGCCTCATGAATCTTATGCTGTAGATACTAAGAAGTCTGATGACAAGGATCATTCTCTTTCAAACTATGCAAAAAATAGTGATAGGCGCTACAAATCAGAAGCAACTCGAGATTTAGTTGGAAAAGTTGATCGTGTCAATCATAGTGCTTCCTATGATTCTGTTTCTGAGGAAAGTGACAAACATAGAAGGGAAGGGAAGGAAAAGAGAAAACATAGAAAGTCAGAGAAAAAAGTTGTGTCATCGGATGAAGATTATAGTTCTGATTCTGAAATGGAGGACAGGAAAGATGCTAAGAGgaggaaaaaggaggagaagaagctgCGGAAGGAGGAGAAACGTCGAAGACGGGAAGAGAAAAGACGCCGGAGGGAAGAACGGCGGGCAGAGAAGCTGAAAATGAAGGGTAAAACTGACTATAGTTCAGACGATGAGGAAGCTGAACGAATGGATCATCGTCGTAGTGATAATGACGAGATGTTGTCTGAACAAAAGAAGCTTGAGATTGAGTTGCGGAATAAGGCTCTTGAATCTCTCAAAGCAAAGAAGGGCATGAATAACTGA
- the LOC112788362 gene encoding uncharacterized protein isoform X2 translates to MSGGFFRGTSADQDTRFSNKQLKLLKSQKFAPELEHLVDMTKVNMEVMKPWITRRVTELLGFEDEVLINFIHSLLDAKEVNGKEIQIQLTGFMEKNTGKFMKELWTLLLSAQKNASGVPQQFLDAKEEELRKKKVENDKITSEIQRKREKEDREFMEVRLKKLDGGFDAKDNDTALDSTTGHYVQDGKESDKRNGVRGRSRVSRSPRSPAVSVSPNRGSPSRSMSKSFSNSRSYSGGRHRSRSISRSPEARRRSPSSDRIRRSPRRRSISPRRYSPRRSPYRRPPYSRRRSRSRSTYRSPSPLRRRMHSPYRRSSPSYRRRRSPSPVKRRRSPSPMRRRRSPSPIRRRRSPSPVRRRRSPSPVRRQRSPSPLRRRSPITRYRSPPVRRMPPTHLRSRSGSPMQSTSPIRRRDGSQSPQRRSPSPLRRRSPGFVKRRSPSPSPRRSPPNEWSSQSPARHVSTSPVKRTSSRRQRSPVQPSRGRVRTPEELSPVAHQHPKDKDHKASRTKSPDSVSSGEKSPPRSVSPQPRRRNSSEDRSPPKSPVRQRRDKLTHERSSSPPKRPRTQKPRHDSPETSEDAEGTYHSRDNRDPNSKSSGKRTKYLSPVSKRKNSPAKFHDEEDFSPEMAAGRVSSGSRHYDNTDGSRKGREIKGDISSGKGDESYVRPKSPRNKESYSSEKPHESYAVDTKKSDDKDHSLSNYAKNSDRRYKSEATRDLVGKVDRVNHSASYDSVSEESDKHRREGKEKRKHRKSEKKVVSSDEDYSSDSEMEDRKDAKRRKKEEKKLRKEEKRRRREEKRRRREERRAEKLKMKGKTDYSSDDEEAERMDHRRSDNDEMLSEQKKLEIELRNKALESLKAKKGMNN, encoded by the exons ATGTCGGGCGGTTTCTTTCGG GGCACATCTGCGGATCAGGACACTCGGTTTTCGAATAAACAATTGAAGCTGCTGAAGTCGCAAAAGTTTGCCCCCGAATTGGAGCACCTG GTGGACATGACAAAGGTGAACATGGAGGTGATGAAGCCTTGGATCACCAGAAGGGTGACTGAGCTTCTCGGGTTCGAAGATGAAGTGCTTATTAACTTTATACACAGTCTGCTTGATGCGAAG GAAGTGAATGGGAAGGAAATCCAGATACAACTTACTGGGTTTATGGAAAAAAACACTGGAAAGTTCATGAAAGAGCTTTGGACGCTTCTTCTCAGTGCACAGAAAAATGCCAGTGGTGTTCCTCAGCAGTTCTTGGAtgccaaagaagaagaactccGGAAGAAGAAG GTTGAAAATGATAAAATAACTAGTGAAATTCagaggaaaagagagaaagaagatagAGAGTTCATGGAAGTGAGGCTGAAAAAACTG GACGGTGGATTTGATGCGAAGGATAATGATACTGCTTTGGACTCAACCACAGGGCACTATGTTCAGGATGGAAAAGAAAGTGACAAGAGGAATGGTGTTAGAGGAAGGAGCAG GGTTTCTAGGTCCCCCCGCTCACCTGCTGTTTCTGTTTCGCCTAATCG AGGCTCGCCTTCAAGGTCAATGAGTAAATCATTTTCAAATTCACGAAGCTATTCGGG TGGTAGACATAGATCGAGGAGTATATCCAGGTCTCCAGAAGCTAGAAGACGCTCCCCATCTTCTGATAGGATTCGCCGTTCTCCACGACGACGATCCATTTCTCCTCGGAGGTATTCACCTAGGCGATCCCCTTACCGGAGGCCTCCATATTCAAGGAGAAGATCTAGATCCCGCTCAACTTATAGATCTCCTTCTCCTCTACGACGTAGAATGCATTCCCCCTACCGTCGTAGTTCACCCTCTTACCGTCGACGCAGATCACCTTCTCCTGTGAAAAGACGCAGATCGCCTTCTCCAATGCGTCGACGTAGATCTCCTTCACCAATCCGTCGACGTAGATCACCTTCTCCAGTGCGTCGACGCAGATCACCCTCTCCTGTAAGGCGACAAAGGTCACCCTCTCCACTGCGACGTCGATCTCCCATCACGCGGTATAGATCTCCACCTGTGCGCCGAATGCCTCCAACCCATCTACGGTCTAGATCAGGATCTCCCATGCAATCCACTTCTCCCATACGTCGAAGGGACGGGAGTCAAAGTCCACAACGCAGATCTCCATCTCCTCTGCGGCGTAGATCACCTGGTTTTGTTAAGAGAAGATCACCAAGTCCTTCTCCGAGGAGGTCTCCTCCAAATGAATGGAGTTCTCAGTCCCCAGCACGGCATGTATCTACATCTCCAGTAAAGAGAACTTCGTCAAGACGTCAAAGAAGTCCTGTGCAGCCTTCTAGGGGGAGAGTCAG AACACCGGAAGAATTGTCACCTGTGGCGCATCAACACCCAAAAGATAAGGATCATAAAGCTTCACGCACTAAATCGCCGGACTCAGTTTCGTCAGGTGAGAAGTCTCCACCACGATCAGTGTCTCCACAACCAAGGAGGAGGAATAGCAGTGAAGACAGGAG TCCACCGAAGAGCCCGGTGAGGCAAAGAAGAGACAAGTTGACCCATGAAAGAAGCTCGAGTCCTCCAAAGAGACCAAGAACCCAGAAACCTCGCCATGATAGCCCAGAGACAAGCGAAGATGCAGAAGGAACATACCATTCTAG AGACAACAGAGATCCTAATTCAAAGTCATCCGGAAAGAGAACAAAGTATTTATCCCCAGTTAGTAAGCGGAAAAACTCACCTGCAAAGTTTCATGATGAGGAAGATTTCTCTCCCGAAATGGCAGCTGGTCGCGTTTCTTCTGGGTCTCGTCACTATGATAACACTGATGGGAGTAGGAAAGGGCGAGAGATTAAAGG TGATATTTCTTCTGGAAAAGGTGATGAATCTTATGTGCGACCTAAATCGCCAAGGAATAAAGAAAGTTATTCCAGTGAGAAGCCTCATGAATCTTATGCTGTAGATACTAAGAAGTCTGATGACAAGGATCATTCTCTTTCAAACTATGCAAAAAATAGTGATAGGCGCTACAAATCAGAAGCAACTCGAGATTTAGTTGGAAAAGTTGATCGTGTCAATCATAGTGCTTCCTATGATTCTGTTTCTGAGGAAAGTGACAAACATAGAAGGGAAGGGAAGGAAAAGAGAAAACATAGAAAGTCAGAGAAAAAAGTTGTGTCATCGGATGAAGATTATAGTTCTGATTCTGAAATGGAGGACAGGAAAGATGCTAAGAGgaggaaaaaggaggagaagaagctgCGGAAGGAGGAGAAACGTCGAAGACGGGAAGAGAAAAGACGCCGGAGGGAAGAACGGCGGGCAGAGAAGCTGAAAATGAAGGGTAAAACTGACTATAGTTCAGACGATGAGGAAGCTGAACGAATGGATCATCGTCGTAGTGATAATGACGAGATGTTGTCTGAACAAAAGAAGCTTGAGATTGAGTTGCGGAATAAGGCTCTTGAATCTCTCAAAGCAAAGAAGGGCATGAATAACTGA
- the LOC112788362 gene encoding uncharacterized protein isoform X4: MSGGFFRGTSADQDTRFSNKQLKLLKSQKFAPELEHLVDMTKVNMEVMKPWITRRVTELLGFEDEVLINFIHSLLDAKEVNGKEIQIQLTGFMEKNTGKFMKELWTLLLSAQKNASGVPQQFLDAKEEELRKKKVENDKITSEIQRKREKEDREFMEVRLKKLDGGFDAKDNDTALDSTTGHYVQDGKESDKRNGVRGRSRVSRSPRSPAVSVSPNRGSPSRSMSKSFSNSRSYSGGRHRSRSISRSPEARRRSPSSDRIRRSPRRRSISPRRYSPRRSPYRRPPYSRRRSRSRSTYRSPSPLRRRMHSPYRRSSPSYRRRRSPSPVKRRRSPSPMRRRRSPSPIRRRRSPSPVRRRRSPSPVRRQRSPSPLRRRSPITRYRSPPVRRMPPTHLRSRSGSPMQSTSPIRRRDGSQSPQRRSPSPLRRRSPGFVKRRSPSPSPRRSPPNEWSSQSPARHVSTSPVKRTSSRRQRSPVQPSRGRVRTPEELSPVAHQHPKDKDHKASRTKSPDSVSSGEKSPPRSVSPQPRRRNSSEDRSPPKSPVRQRRDKLTHERSSSPPKRPRTQKPRHDSPETSEDAEGTYHSRDPNSKSSGKRTKYLSPVSKRKNSPAKFHDEEDFSPEMAAGRVSSGSRHYDNTDGSRKGREIKGDISSGKGDESYVRPKSPRNKESYSSEKPHESYAVDTKKSDDKDHSLSNYAKNSDRRYKSEATRDLVGKVDRVNHSASYDSVSEESDKHRREGKEKRKHRKSEKKVVSSDEDYSSDSEMEDRKDAKRRKKEEKKLRKEEKRRRREEKRRRREERRAEKLKMKGKTDYSSDDEEAERMDHRRSDNDEMLSEQKKLEIELRNKALESLKAKKGMNN, from the exons ATGTCGGGCGGTTTCTTTCGG GGCACATCTGCGGATCAGGACACTCGGTTTTCGAATAAACAATTGAAGCTGCTGAAGTCGCAAAAGTTTGCCCCCGAATTGGAGCACCTG GTGGACATGACAAAGGTGAACATGGAGGTGATGAAGCCTTGGATCACCAGAAGGGTGACTGAGCTTCTCGGGTTCGAAGATGAAGTGCTTATTAACTTTATACACAGTCTGCTTGATGCGAAG GAAGTGAATGGGAAGGAAATCCAGATACAACTTACTGGGTTTATGGAAAAAAACACTGGAAAGTTCATGAAAGAGCTTTGGACGCTTCTTCTCAGTGCACAGAAAAATGCCAGTGGTGTTCCTCAGCAGTTCTTGGAtgccaaagaagaagaactccGGAAGAAGAAG GTTGAAAATGATAAAATAACTAGTGAAATTCagaggaaaagagagaaagaagatagAGAGTTCATGGAAGTGAGGCTGAAAAAACTG GACGGTGGATTTGATGCGAAGGATAATGATACTGCTTTGGACTCAACCACAGGGCACTATGTTCAGGATGGAAAAGAAAGTGACAAGAGGAATGGTGTTAGAGGAAGGAGCAG GGTTTCTAGGTCCCCCCGCTCACCTGCTGTTTCTGTTTCGCCTAATCG AGGCTCGCCTTCAAGGTCAATGAGTAAATCATTTTCAAATTCACGAAGCTATTCGGG TGGTAGACATAGATCGAGGAGTATATCCAGGTCTCCAGAAGCTAGAAGACGCTCCCCATCTTCTGATAGGATTCGCCGTTCTCCACGACGACGATCCATTTCTCCTCGGAGGTATTCACCTAGGCGATCCCCTTACCGGAGGCCTCCATATTCAAGGAGAAGATCTAGATCCCGCTCAACTTATAGATCTCCTTCTCCTCTACGACGTAGAATGCATTCCCCCTACCGTCGTAGTTCACCCTCTTACCGTCGACGCAGATCACCTTCTCCTGTGAAAAGACGCAGATCGCCTTCTCCAATGCGTCGACGTAGATCTCCTTCACCAATCCGTCGACGTAGATCACCTTCTCCAGTGCGTCGACGCAGATCACCCTCTCCTGTAAGGCGACAAAGGTCACCCTCTCCACTGCGACGTCGATCTCCCATCACGCGGTATAGATCTCCACCTGTGCGCCGAATGCCTCCAACCCATCTACGGTCTAGATCAGGATCTCCCATGCAATCCACTTCTCCCATACGTCGAAGGGACGGGAGTCAAAGTCCACAACGCAGATCTCCATCTCCTCTGCGGCGTAGATCACCTGGTTTTGTTAAGAGAAGATCACCAAGTCCTTCTCCGAGGAGGTCTCCTCCAAATGAATGGAGTTCTCAGTCCCCAGCACGGCATGTATCTACATCTCCAGTAAAGAGAACTTCGTCAAGACGTCAAAGAAGTCCTGTGCAGCCTTCTAGGGGGAGAGTCAG AACACCGGAAGAATTGTCACCTGTGGCGCATCAACACCCAAAAGATAAGGATCATAAAGCTTCACGCACTAAATCGCCGGACTCAGTTTCGTCAGGTGAGAAGTCTCCACCACGATCAGTGTCTCCACAACCAAGGAGGAGGAATAGCAGTGAAGACAGGAG TCCACCGAAGAGCCCGGTGAGGCAAAGAAGAGACAAGTTGACCCATGAAAGAAGCTCGAGTCCTCCAAAGAGACCAAGAACCCAGAAACCTCGCCATGATAGCCCAGAGACAAGCGAAGATGCAGAAGGAACATACCATTCTAG AGATCCTAATTCAAAGTCATCCGGAAAGAGAACAAAGTATTTATCCCCAGTTAGTAAGCGGAAAAACTCACCTGCAAAGTTTCATGATGAGGAAGATTTCTCTCCCGAAATGGCAGCTGGTCGCGTTTCTTCTGGGTCTCGTCACTATGATAACACTGATGGGAGTAGGAAAGGGCGAGAGATTAAAGG TGATATTTCTTCTGGAAAAGGTGATGAATCTTATGTGCGACCTAAATCGCCAAGGAATAAAGAAAGTTATTCCAGTGAGAAGCCTCATGAATCTTATGCTGTAGATACTAAGAAGTCTGATGACAAGGATCATTCTCTTTCAAACTATGCAAAAAATAGTGATAGGCGCTACAAATCAGAAGCAACTCGAGATTTAGTTGGAAAAGTTGATCGTGTCAATCATAGTGCTTCCTATGATTCTGTTTCTGAGGAAAGTGACAAACATAGAAGGGAAGGGAAGGAAAAGAGAAAACATAGAAAGTCAGAGAAAAAAGTTGTGTCATCGGATGAAGATTATAGTTCTGATTCTGAAATGGAGGACAGGAAAGATGCTAAGAGgaggaaaaaggaggagaagaagctgCGGAAGGAGGAGAAACGTCGAAGACGGGAAGAGAAAAGACGCCGGAGGGAAGAACGGCGGGCAGAGAAGCTGAAAATGAAGGGTAAAACTGACTATAGTTCAGACGATGAGGAAGCTGAACGAATGGATCATCGTCGTAGTGATAATGACGAGATGTTGTCTGAACAAAAGAAGCTTGAGATTGAGTTGCGGAATAAGGCTCTTGAATCTCTCAAAGCAAAGAAGGGCATGAATAACTGA
- the LOC112788362 gene encoding uncharacterized protein isoform X3 yields the protein MSGGFFRGTSADQDTRFSNKQLKLLKSQKFAPELEHLVDMTKVNMEVMKPWITRRVTELLGFEDEVLINFIHSLLDAKEVNGKEIQIQLTGFMEKNTGKFMKELWTLLLSAQKNASGVPQQFLDAKEEELRKKKVENDKITSEIQRKREKEDREFMEVRLKKLDGGFDAKDNDTALDSTTGHYVQDGKESDKRNGVRGRSRVSRSPRSPAVSVSPNRRGSPSRSMSKSFSNSRSYSGGRHRSRSISRSPEARRRSPSSDRIRRSPRRRSISPRRYSPRRSPYRRPPYSRRRSRSRSTYRSPSPLRRRMHSPYRRSSPSYRRRRSPSPVKRRRSPSPMRRRRSPSPIRRRRSPSPVRRRRSPSPVRRQRSPSPLRRRSPITRYRSPPVRRMPPTHLRSRSGSPMQSTSPIRRRDGSQSPQRRSPSPLRRRSPGFVKRRSPSPSPRRSPPNEWSSQSPARHVSTSPVKRTSSRRQRSPVQPSRGRVRTPEELSPVAHQHPKDKDHKASRTKSPDSVSSGEKSPPRSVSPQPRRRNSSEDRSPPKSPVRQRRDKLTHERSSSPPKRPRTQKPRHDSPETSEDAEGTYHSRDPNSKSSGKRTKYLSPVSKRKNSPAKFHDEEDFSPEMAAGRVSSGSRHYDNTDGSRKGREIKGDISSGKGDESYVRPKSPRNKESYSSEKPHESYAVDTKKSDDKDHSLSNYAKNSDRRYKSEATRDLVGKVDRVNHSASYDSVSEESDKHRREGKEKRKHRKSEKKVVSSDEDYSSDSEMEDRKDAKRRKKEEKKLRKEEKRRRREEKRRRREERRAEKLKMKGKTDYSSDDEEAERMDHRRSDNDEMLSEQKKLEIELRNKALESLKAKKGMNN from the exons ATGTCGGGCGGTTTCTTTCGG GGCACATCTGCGGATCAGGACACTCGGTTTTCGAATAAACAATTGAAGCTGCTGAAGTCGCAAAAGTTTGCCCCCGAATTGGAGCACCTG GTGGACATGACAAAGGTGAACATGGAGGTGATGAAGCCTTGGATCACCAGAAGGGTGACTGAGCTTCTCGGGTTCGAAGATGAAGTGCTTATTAACTTTATACACAGTCTGCTTGATGCGAAG GAAGTGAATGGGAAGGAAATCCAGATACAACTTACTGGGTTTATGGAAAAAAACACTGGAAAGTTCATGAAAGAGCTTTGGACGCTTCTTCTCAGTGCACAGAAAAATGCCAGTGGTGTTCCTCAGCAGTTCTTGGAtgccaaagaagaagaactccGGAAGAAGAAG GTTGAAAATGATAAAATAACTAGTGAAATTCagaggaaaagagagaaagaagatagAGAGTTCATGGAAGTGAGGCTGAAAAAACTG GACGGTGGATTTGATGCGAAGGATAATGATACTGCTTTGGACTCAACCACAGGGCACTATGTTCAGGATGGAAAAGAAAGTGACAAGAGGAATGGTGTTAGAGGAAGGAGCAG GGTTTCTAGGTCCCCCCGCTCACCTGCTGTTTCTGTTTCGCCTAATCG CAGAGGCTCGCCTTCAAGGTCAATGAGTAAATCATTTTCAAATTCACGAAGCTATTCGGG TGGTAGACATAGATCGAGGAGTATATCCAGGTCTCCAGAAGCTAGAAGACGCTCCCCATCTTCTGATAGGATTCGCCGTTCTCCACGACGACGATCCATTTCTCCTCGGAGGTATTCACCTAGGCGATCCCCTTACCGGAGGCCTCCATATTCAAGGAGAAGATCTAGATCCCGCTCAACTTATAGATCTCCTTCTCCTCTACGACGTAGAATGCATTCCCCCTACCGTCGTAGTTCACCCTCTTACCGTCGACGCAGATCACCTTCTCCTGTGAAAAGACGCAGATCGCCTTCTCCAATGCGTCGACGTAGATCTCCTTCACCAATCCGTCGACGTAGATCACCTTCTCCAGTGCGTCGACGCAGATCACCCTCTCCTGTAAGGCGACAAAGGTCACCCTCTCCACTGCGACGTCGATCTCCCATCACGCGGTATAGATCTCCACCTGTGCGCCGAATGCCTCCAACCCATCTACGGTCTAGATCAGGATCTCCCATGCAATCCACTTCTCCCATACGTCGAAGGGACGGGAGTCAAAGTCCACAACGCAGATCTCCATCTCCTCTGCGGCGTAGATCACCTGGTTTTGTTAAGAGAAGATCACCAAGTCCTTCTCCGAGGAGGTCTCCTCCAAATGAATGGAGTTCTCAGTCCCCAGCACGGCATGTATCTACATCTCCAGTAAAGAGAACTTCGTCAAGACGTCAAAGAAGTCCTGTGCAGCCTTCTAGGGGGAGAGTCAG AACACCGGAAGAATTGTCACCTGTGGCGCATCAACACCCAAAAGATAAGGATCATAAAGCTTCACGCACTAAATCGCCGGACTCAGTTTCGTCAGGTGAGAAGTCTCCACCACGATCAGTGTCTCCACAACCAAGGAGGAGGAATAGCAGTGAAGACAGGAG TCCACCGAAGAGCCCGGTGAGGCAAAGAAGAGACAAGTTGACCCATGAAAGAAGCTCGAGTCCTCCAAAGAGACCAAGAACCCAGAAACCTCGCCATGATAGCCCAGAGACAAGCGAAGATGCAGAAGGAACATACCATTCTAG AGATCCTAATTCAAAGTCATCCGGAAAGAGAACAAAGTATTTATCCCCAGTTAGTAAGCGGAAAAACTCACCTGCAAAGTTTCATGATGAGGAAGATTTCTCTCCCGAAATGGCAGCTGGTCGCGTTTCTTCTGGGTCTCGTCACTATGATAACACTGATGGGAGTAGGAAAGGGCGAGAGATTAAAGG TGATATTTCTTCTGGAAAAGGTGATGAATCTTATGTGCGACCTAAATCGCCAAGGAATAAAGAAAGTTATTCCAGTGAGAAGCCTCATGAATCTTATGCTGTAGATACTAAGAAGTCTGATGACAAGGATCATTCTCTTTCAAACTATGCAAAAAATAGTGATAGGCGCTACAAATCAGAAGCAACTCGAGATTTAGTTGGAAAAGTTGATCGTGTCAATCATAGTGCTTCCTATGATTCTGTTTCTGAGGAAAGTGACAAACATAGAAGGGAAGGGAAGGAAAAGAGAAAACATAGAAAGTCAGAGAAAAAAGTTGTGTCATCGGATGAAGATTATAGTTCTGATTCTGAAATGGAGGACAGGAAAGATGCTAAGAGgaggaaaaaggaggagaagaagctgCGGAAGGAGGAGAAACGTCGAAGACGGGAAGAGAAAAGACGCCGGAGGGAAGAACGGCGGGCAGAGAAGCTGAAAATGAAGGGTAAAACTGACTATAGTTCAGACGATGAGGAAGCTGAACGAATGGATCATCGTCGTAGTGATAATGACGAGATGTTGTCTGAACAAAAGAAGCTTGAGATTGAGTTGCGGAATAAGGCTCTTGAATCTCTCAAAGCAAAGAAGGGCATGAATAACTGA